The following nucleotide sequence is from Candidatus Methanoperedens sp..
TACCGTTTCCAATCCTTCCAATCTGATAAAAGGTATCTGTTGAATCCCAGCAAGCGTCAATATCTGGGTTTATAGAACAGCACAATCCTGTACTCACTCGGCGGTCTGTCCATCTTCCTGTTGAGCAGGTAACCCAGAGTGACATCCGAGGGTTTGAACCAGTACCACGACATCTTTGCGCTGTCCAGCCTCTCATAATCTGTGGGCAGGCGCTGCTTTACAATGTCTGGTTCGTGCTTATCGTCGCTGTCGTGCACAACAATCAACGGCGCATCAAGTACGGAATCAATACTCACCTTCCATTTTACGTTGGTGAAATGCCGCATATACCACAGGAACTGCGTCTCCATCTCAACATCGGTGAGCTGGATTTCAGTAGAGTGGTTCTGGTACTGTGATGAGATTTCGTTTATTTTACCAAGTAACAACGAAAACTTCTGGGGAGGCTGTGCAGCCTGGATGAGAGGTTCAGCCGGATTGGTAAAATCGTAATAGTTTAAGAAAATGCCTGAATAAACAGAATAGGAGGAACTCAGCACAAGGAAAATAATTACAGCAGTTCCGACACGCGAATTAAATTTTAATTTTGGGAGAATTTCACCTATATAAGCGGCGGCGATTAATGCAAGAGGCAGAAGCGGGTTCAGGATAAGCCAGGGAACTTTTTCCTGGATGTATGAATAAATCGCAAGGTTGGTCAGCGTCCAGTAGGTTAAAAAAGAAAAAAATAGATTTTGGGATTTCAAAACTGCGATAATTCCAAGAATAACTAACGGGAAAAAGATAGCAATAGAACTTGCAATATAAGTGATAGGTAAAAACCGGCTCAATTCCGGGCGCATATTTGAGATTATATACATTATATCCACTGCAACCCAGTACAGAATTATTACAATCAATATCTTTTCTATTTTCCTGTTGAAGTATCCGCTGTAGTGTGCCATTCCCAGGGCACCGAATATCAATACCGGAAGTTCATAAAGCGCAATTATAGGAAGATAGAAAAACCATGGGCCTCCCATGCGCTGTATGGCATGCATTTCGTACCAGTGGGACACAGCCTTTACAAAAGCGGCTTTCATACCGTAAAAATCAAAAAGGCTGCTTGTATAAAAAACTGAAAAAACAATTAGAAAAACCGCAACAAAAAGCGCAACTTCGCTTGCGGTTATAAGCAAATTATTGTCAAGTTTCCTGAGTCTCTTATACCATTTTTCCCGTATAAAAATCAGGAAAAGAAACAAAATTATGAGCACAATTGCGATATATGCATTCTCCTTAAGTGCAGCCATTGATGCCAGTGCCACAGCCCCTAAAAAAAGGTAAAAAATCCGCAGATACGAATAACGATGATGGATAGTTTTATTTGCATATTTGAAAGAGAATAATATAAATAAAATGGATGTAAATAGCAGGAGCAATGTTGTTGCTATGATAAGCCCACCTTGTTTATGTGAAGCCAACGTCGATACAACTTGAACGCCCACAACGCTTGTTAACAAAATTGCAGCCAGAAACAAATAAAAAACTTTTATGGAAGAATACCGCTCCTCATTACGCTTTTCCATATACATGACTGCGCATACCAGCATCATCAGGCTAAAGAAAGCAATAAAAATGTCTTCCCTGTAAAAACGCGAGTAATAAAGGATTCTGACCTGGCGCCAGTACGTGAGTATGGTGATCTGGGAAGCCGTCTGCCATGCTGGC
It contains:
- a CDS encoding TIGR03663 family protein — protein: ISRLRSKVPTITSAATNWPRVIWPIDKSHPPIPIMPAWQTASQITILTYWRQVRILYYSRFYREDIFIAFFSLMMLVCAVMYMEKRNEERYSSIKVFYLFLAAILLTSVVGVQVVSTLASHKQGGLIIATTLLLLFTSILFILFSFKYANKTIHHRYSYLRIFYLFLGAVALASMAALKENAYIAIVLIILFLFLIFIREKWYKRLRKLDNNLLITASEVALFVAVFLIVFSVFYTSSLFDFYGMKAAFVKAVSHWYEMHAIQRMGGPWFFYLPIIALYELPVLIFGALGMAHYSGYFNRKIEKILIVIILYWVAVDIMYIISNMRPELSRFLPITYIASSIAIFFPLVILGIIAVLKSQNLFFSFLTYWTLTNLAIYSYIQEKVPWLILNPLLPLALIAAAYIGEILPKLKFNSRVGTAVIIFLVLSSSYSVYSGIFLNYYDFTNPAEPLIQAAQPPQKFSLLLGKINEISSQYQNHSTEIQLTDVEMETQFLWYMRHFTNVKWKVSIDSVLDAPLIVVHDSDDKHEPDIVKQRLPTDYERLDSAKMSWYWFKPSDVTLGYLLNRKMDRPPSEYRIVLFYKPRY